A stretch of Corallococcus macrosporus DNA encodes these proteins:
- a CDS encoding glutamate--cysteine ligase — MGLAIQQEEFTPEEHARFVARLAESLEALRQVLRRPGFGAGPVTMGAELEVALVDGAGSPLPVNQQVLAKSKDDRLTLELNRFNMEMNLRPSPLAGRPFTGLQAQLDDVLAELKRAAATEGARVAAVGILPTLRQADLGKNALTPQARYRALSTAIRKRRDGPFQVAIAGDDTLNLTWEDVTLEGANTSLQFHLRVALEDFAHVYNAAQLATAPVLAACGNSPVFLGKRLWEETRVALFQQATDDRSDSDEAAHLHPRVTFGHGWVREGPHELFAEAVALYPPLLPVMGHESPLEVVAAGGLPKLEELRLHHGTVWSWNRAVYDPQGEGHMRIEFRALPSGPTPVDMVANGAFLLGLTLGLAGRVDALLPALPFWQARRNFKQAARHGLDATLLWPAEAAPSPRVMPAVELVKQLLPVARRGLVEAGVDAAEADALLDIISRRVALQRTGARWQRAVLERLEAHMPRQDALAAMMERYLELSEEGLPVHTWPVDR, encoded by the coding sequence ATGGGTCTGGCCATCCAGCAGGAGGAGTTCACCCCGGAGGAGCATGCGCGGTTCGTGGCGCGGCTCGCGGAGAGCCTGGAGGCGCTGCGGCAGGTGCTGCGGCGTCCCGGCTTCGGCGCGGGGCCCGTGACGATGGGCGCGGAGCTGGAGGTGGCGCTGGTGGACGGCGCGGGCTCGCCGCTGCCGGTGAACCAGCAGGTGCTGGCGAAGTCGAAGGACGACCGGCTCACGCTGGAGCTCAACCGCTTCAACATGGAGATGAACCTGCGTCCCTCGCCGCTGGCGGGACGGCCGTTCACGGGGCTCCAGGCCCAATTGGACGACGTGCTGGCGGAGCTCAAGCGCGCGGCGGCGACGGAGGGCGCGCGCGTGGCGGCGGTGGGCATCCTGCCCACGCTGCGGCAGGCGGACCTGGGGAAGAACGCGCTCACCCCGCAGGCGCGCTACCGGGCGCTGTCCACCGCCATCCGCAAGCGGCGCGACGGGCCCTTCCAGGTGGCCATCGCGGGTGACGACACGCTCAACCTCACCTGGGAGGACGTGACGCTGGAGGGGGCCAACACGTCGCTCCAGTTCCACCTGCGCGTGGCCCTGGAGGACTTCGCGCACGTCTACAACGCCGCGCAGCTCGCCACCGCGCCGGTGCTGGCCGCGTGCGGCAACTCGCCGGTGTTCCTGGGCAAGCGGCTGTGGGAGGAGACGCGCGTGGCCCTCTTCCAGCAGGCCACCGACGACCGCAGCGACAGCGACGAGGCCGCGCACCTGCACCCGCGCGTGACGTTCGGCCATGGCTGGGTGCGCGAGGGCCCGCACGAGCTGTTCGCGGAGGCCGTCGCGCTCTACCCGCCGCTGTTGCCGGTGATGGGGCACGAGTCCCCGCTGGAGGTGGTGGCCGCCGGAGGCCTGCCGAAGCTGGAGGAGCTGCGGCTGCACCACGGGACGGTCTGGTCGTGGAACCGGGCCGTCTATGATCCGCAGGGCGAAGGCCACATGCGCATCGAGTTCCGCGCGCTGCCGTCGGGTCCCACGCCGGTGGACATGGTGGCCAACGGCGCGTTCCTGCTGGGGCTGACGCTGGGGCTCGCGGGGCGGGTGGACGCGCTGCTGCCGGCGCTGCCCTTCTGGCAGGCGCGGCGCAACTTCAAGCAGGCGGCGCGCCACGGCCTGGACGCGACGCTGTTGTGGCCGGCGGAGGCGGCGCCCAGCCCCCGGGTGATGCCGGCGGTGGAGCTGGTGAAGCAGCTCTTGCCGGTGGCGCGGCGCGGGCTGGTGGAGGCCGGGGTGGACGCGGCGGAGGCGGATGCGCTCCTGGACATCATCTCCCGGCGGGTGGCGCTCCAGCGGACCGGGGCGCGCTGGCAGCGGGCGGTGCTGGAGCGGCTGGAGGCGCACATGCCCCGCCAGGACGCGCTGGCGGCCATGATGGAGCGCTACCTGGAGCTGTCCGAGGAGGGGCTGCCGGTGCACACCTGGCCGGTGGATCGCTGA
- the rlmN gene encoding 23S rRNA (adenine(2503)-C(2))-methyltransferase RlmN: MPDATLDLHDLPRPALDERLAGWGFSPQYRERVWTGLYRDGVTALDDMTGLRPDLQAVLKERAHLGVLATHHESFSSDGLTHKLLLRLHDAQTIETVLMRFKGRATVCVSTQAGCAMGCVFCATGQMGLSRHLTPGEIVGQVLHVTRVLRAQGEALRNIVLMGMGEPLHNYEHTMAAVDILVDPKGLALAPRFITLSTVGVVPGILRLADEARPVQLAVSLHGATDAERAALVPAGRRWPLQELMDACRYYVAKRKRRIFFEWTLISGRNDTAEHAHTLGQLLHGMDAHVNVIPLNPTVGYDGGPSVPDAVRAFQDVLTSHGVPSTVRQRRGIDIDAGCGQLKAAVERKPRRSLPVAS, encoded by the coding sequence ATGCCGGATGCCACCCTCGACCTCCACGACCTGCCCCGCCCCGCGCTGGATGAGCGGCTCGCCGGCTGGGGCTTCAGCCCCCAGTACCGCGAGCGCGTGTGGACGGGCCTGTACCGCGACGGCGTGACGGCGCTGGACGACATGACGGGCCTGCGCCCGGACCTCCAGGCCGTGCTCAAGGAGCGCGCGCACCTGGGCGTGCTCGCCACGCACCATGAGAGCTTCAGCAGCGACGGGCTCACCCACAAGCTGCTCCTGCGCCTGCACGACGCGCAGACCATCGAGACGGTGCTGATGCGCTTCAAGGGCCGCGCCACCGTGTGCGTGAGCACGCAGGCCGGGTGCGCCATGGGCTGCGTCTTCTGCGCCACCGGACAGATGGGCCTGTCGCGCCACCTGACGCCGGGCGAAATCGTGGGCCAGGTGCTCCACGTCACCCGCGTGCTGCGCGCGCAGGGGGAGGCCTTGCGCAACATCGTGCTCATGGGCATGGGCGAGCCCCTGCACAACTACGAGCACACCATGGCCGCGGTGGACATCCTCGTGGACCCCAAGGGCCTGGCGCTGGCGCCGCGCTTCATCACCCTGTCCACCGTAGGCGTGGTGCCCGGCATCCTCCGGCTGGCGGACGAGGCGCGCCCGGTGCAGCTCGCGGTGAGCCTCCACGGCGCGACGGACGCCGAGCGCGCCGCGCTGGTGCCCGCGGGCCGCCGCTGGCCGCTCCAGGAGTTGATGGACGCGTGCCGCTACTACGTGGCGAAGCGCAAGCGCCGCATCTTCTTCGAGTGGACGCTCATCTCCGGCCGCAACGACACCGCGGAGCACGCGCACACGCTGGGGCAGCTCTTGCACGGGATGGACGCGCACGTGAACGTCATCCCGCTCAACCCCACGGTGGGCTACGACGGCGGGCCCAGCGTCCCCGACGCGGTGCGCGCGTTCCAGGACGTGCTCACGTCGCACGGTGTGCCCAGCACGGTGCGCCAGCGCCGCGGCATCGACATCGACGCGGGCTGTGGCCAGCTCAAGGCCGCCGTGGAGCGCAAGCCCCGCCGCTCCCTTCCCGTCGCGTCCTGA
- a CDS encoding adenylate/guanylate cyclase domain-containing protein yields MTPAPTSPPAELSLEEYRFLRQLGRVTDDLLEESLRERETLTQCFRRCFPTLLSHLGARGIAVTTRDEELVEQTWHEGDWGGGFPGSLLAGPTGQSVHDTGTLLTQTLDVAGSPVGTLGVLYAGPPGDANTTARRLRALDVVAEELDTVLMLVHTASEKHQVILQCNEHLANPVFEAGMDHAVRTLAQRVRLPGFLLLYRDAVQPHVLHYRTYRHGQLEYESGEQPSAPLESLLHQHGTRLLHGDAGVLKRLFDGRTTEAVLISAATRSEPLGKIVVWSNEGFSAYAMDLIRVLASTLSQRLLDYNRERIHLSQFFPTGAIDALLEDPDYARHLRAQEQEVGILFADINGFTRICEQGFDSPRSIGRFVDEWSARAVDCIWARGGVFDKMVGDCVIGLFGPPFFQTDRVRRAEAAMRAAIDIQAFTAELGAREEVAALCQRVKLPGLGVAVGVNLATANCGLFGPNRNYTAFSSGMNQTARLQSLAGYRETLVMESVHEALKQSQEPFVRKLHFGGLTETPVKNVAQPLRHYRLAP; encoded by the coding sequence ATGACCCCGGCGCCTACGTCCCCACCCGCTGAGTTGTCCCTGGAGGAGTACCGGTTCCTGCGCCAGTTGGGACGTGTCACGGACGACCTCCTGGAGGAGAGCCTCCGCGAGCGTGAGACGCTCACCCAGTGCTTCCGGCGCTGCTTCCCCACGCTGCTGTCGCACCTGGGCGCGCGCGGCATCGCCGTCACCACGCGCGACGAGGAGCTGGTGGAGCAGACGTGGCACGAGGGCGACTGGGGCGGCGGCTTCCCCGGGAGCCTGCTGGCGGGGCCCACGGGCCAGAGCGTCCACGACACGGGCACGCTGCTCACGCAGACGCTGGACGTGGCGGGTTCACCGGTGGGCACGCTGGGCGTGCTCTACGCGGGGCCGCCGGGCGACGCGAACACCACCGCGCGGCGCCTGCGCGCGCTGGACGTGGTGGCGGAGGAGCTGGACACGGTGCTGATGCTGGTCCACACCGCGTCGGAGAAGCACCAGGTCATCCTCCAGTGCAACGAGCACCTGGCCAACCCCGTCTTCGAGGCGGGCATGGACCACGCGGTGCGCACGCTGGCGCAGCGGGTGCGGCTGCCGGGCTTCCTCCTCCTGTACCGCGACGCCGTGCAGCCGCACGTGCTGCACTACCGCACGTACCGGCACGGGCAGTTGGAGTACGAGAGCGGAGAGCAGCCCAGCGCCCCGCTGGAGTCGCTGCTGCACCAGCACGGCACGCGGCTGCTGCACGGGGACGCGGGCGTGCTCAAGCGCCTGTTCGACGGGCGCACCACGGAGGCCGTGCTCATCTCCGCGGCCACGCGCAGCGAGCCGCTGGGCAAGATTGTCGTCTGGAGCAACGAGGGCTTCTCCGCGTACGCGATGGACCTCATCCGCGTGCTGGCCTCCACGCTGAGCCAGCGCCTCCTGGACTACAACCGCGAGCGCATCCACCTGTCGCAGTTCTTCCCCACGGGCGCCATCGACGCGCTGCTGGAGGACCCGGACTACGCGCGGCACCTGCGCGCGCAGGAGCAGGAGGTGGGCATCCTGTTCGCGGACATCAACGGCTTCACCCGCATCTGCGAGCAGGGCTTCGACAGCCCGCGCAGCATCGGCCGCTTCGTGGACGAGTGGAGCGCGCGCGCCGTGGACTGCATCTGGGCGCGCGGCGGGGTGTTCGACAAGATGGTGGGTGACTGCGTCATCGGCCTCTTCGGTCCGCCCTTCTTCCAGACGGACCGCGTGCGCCGCGCGGAGGCCGCCATGCGCGCCGCCATCGACATCCAGGCCTTCACCGCGGAGCTGGGCGCGCGCGAGGAGGTGGCCGCGCTGTGCCAGCGGGTGAAGCTGCCGGGGCTGGGCGTGGCGGTGGGCGTGAACCTGGCCACCGCGAACTGCGGCCTCTTCGGGCCCAACCGCAACTACACCGCGTTCTCCAGCGGCATGAACCAGACCGCGCGCCTGCAGTCCCTGGCGGGCTACCGGGAGACGCTGGTGATGGAGAGCGTGCACGAAGCGCTGAAGCAGTCGCAGGAGCCCTTCGTGCGGAAGCTCCACTTCGGCGGCCTCACGGAGACGCCGGTGAAGAACGTGGCGCAGCCGCTGCGGCACTACCGGCTGGCGCCGTAA
- a CDS encoding metallophosphoesterase family protein produces MRFLHCSDVHITEDYFALPLRKLGWRRWVALVELTAGGRAKAYRNAQATLSTIAREAGTHGVDHFILSGDLTAYALEGEFRAARAALAPLAPTPARCTVIPGNHDVFTPGAARSGRFAQHFGDLLESDLPEYRREGAFPFVRLVGEGAAVVGLCSARPLPTPGLSYGSVGPAQLEGLAALLKDARLDGRAILVVVHHAPRSSANHADGWHHGLHDADALLKLLPGPRFAVLHGHIHQRYHHPATPERPHLFGAGSSTQAGKEGYWLIEVQDGVVVGGTKHVPAL; encoded by the coding sequence ATGCGCTTCCTGCACTGCTCCGACGTCCACATCACCGAGGACTACTTCGCCCTGCCGCTGCGCAAGCTGGGCTGGCGCCGCTGGGTGGCGCTCGTGGAGCTGACGGCGGGAGGCCGGGCGAAGGCCTACCGGAACGCGCAGGCCACGCTCTCCACCATCGCCCGCGAGGCGGGCACGCACGGCGTGGACCACTTCATCCTGTCCGGCGACCTCACCGCCTACGCGCTCGAAGGCGAGTTCCGCGCCGCCCGCGCCGCGCTGGCGCCCCTGGCCCCCACGCCCGCGCGCTGCACCGTCATCCCCGGCAACCACGACGTCTTCACCCCCGGCGCCGCCCGCTCGGGCCGCTTCGCCCAGCACTTCGGGGACCTCTTGGAGAGCGACCTGCCCGAGTACCGCCGCGAGGGCGCGTTCCCCTTCGTGCGGCTGGTGGGCGAGGGCGCCGCGGTGGTGGGGCTGTGCTCCGCGCGCCCGCTGCCCACGCCCGGCCTGTCCTACGGCAGCGTGGGCCCCGCGCAGCTCGAAGGCCTGGCGGCCCTGCTGAAGGACGCCCGCCTGGACGGCCGCGCCATCCTGGTGGTGGTGCACCACGCGCCCCGGAGTTCCGCGAACCACGCGGACGGCTGGCACCACGGGCTGCATGACGCGGACGCGCTGCTGAAGCTGTTGCCGGGGCCGCGCTTCGCGGTGCTCCACGGCCACATCCACCAGCGCTACCACCACCCGGCCACCCCCGAGCGGCCCCACCTGTTCGGCGCGGGCTCCTCCACCCAGGCGGGGAAGGAGGGCTACTGGCTCATCGAGGTCCAGGACGGCGTCGTGGTGGGCGGCACGAAGCACGTGCCGGCGCTGTGA
- a CDS encoding DUF4081 domain-containing protein, which translates to MPVTVEQLAPSHTDALRSLLAKDPVHNLYLLGLLEEFGIAAPERQAAFAFHGRFDSGVLTAAVFVGGEGGLVVPSASDASATGVIADALAASLKLRATVGDKAAVDALVRSLCEGKPRLSRTQRLFSVSADDLGPFTNPTLRLAREEDVPRLLPLAQGYVRELFERDPLAEDPTHYEARVLQRVRQRRTYVLEEGGELVFKVDIGCRSQFGAELEGMYTPPSRRRQGHATLCLGQISRHLLSSLPRLALRVDERDESTARIARKVGYHAGRTQRLVLVE; encoded by the coding sequence ATGCCCGTCACCGTCGAACAGCTCGCGCCTTCCCACACGGACGCCCTGCGTTCGCTCCTGGCGAAGGATCCCGTCCACAACCTCTACCTCTTGGGGTTGCTGGAGGAGTTCGGCATCGCGGCGCCGGAGCGGCAGGCGGCCTTCGCCTTCCACGGCCGCTTCGACAGCGGCGTCCTCACCGCGGCCGTCTTCGTCGGCGGCGAGGGCGGGCTCGTGGTCCCCAGCGCCAGCGACGCCAGCGCCACGGGCGTCATCGCGGACGCGCTCGCGGCCAGCCTCAAGCTGCGCGCCACCGTGGGGGACAAGGCCGCCGTGGACGCGCTGGTGCGCAGCCTCTGCGAGGGCAAGCCGCGCCTGTCGCGCACCCAGCGGCTGTTCAGCGTCTCCGCGGACGACCTGGGCCCCTTCACCAACCCCACCCTGCGCCTGGCCCGCGAGGAGGACGTGCCCCGCCTGCTGCCCCTGGCCCAGGGCTACGTGCGCGAGCTGTTCGAGCGCGACCCGCTGGCGGAGGACCCCACGCACTACGAGGCCCGCGTCCTCCAGCGCGTGCGCCAGCGCCGCACCTACGTCCTGGAAGAGGGCGGCGAGCTCGTGTTCAAGGTGGACATCGGCTGCCGCTCGCAGTTCGGCGCGGAGCTGGAGGGCATGTACACGCCCCCGTCCCGCCGCCGCCAGGGCCACGCCACGCTGTGCCTGGGACAGATTTCCCGGCACCTGCTGTCGTCACTGCCCCGGCTGGCCCTGCGCGTGGACGAGCGCGACGAGAGCACCGCCCGCATCGCGCGCAAGGTGGGCTACCACGCCGGCCGCACCCAGCGGCTCGTGCTGGTGGAGTAG
- a CDS encoding response regulator, which translates to MREPLRVLIADDELLARKRLSRLLAALPDVSVCGEAVDGDSVLAAVRAGGVDVVLLDIHMPGLSGLDAMALLPEGGPHVIFCTAHAEHAVNAFEHGAVDYVLKPVEAARLQKALERARARLPARVKSAPVAQPAVPTGEKPAFARLPIPTRQGLVLVSPDAISHASLEDELVTVFTAQGDFLTDFTLNELADKLPPEHFHRVHRRALLNLSHVTRLEPLETGGYLARTARGHAVEVSRQSARELRRMLGLRKGAEDEG; encoded by the coding sequence GTGAGAGAGCCCCTGCGCGTCCTCATCGCCGACGATGAACTGCTGGCCAGGAAGCGCCTGTCGCGCCTGCTGGCCGCGCTGCCGGACGTGAGCGTTTGCGGCGAGGCGGTGGATGGGGACTCGGTGCTCGCGGCGGTGCGCGCGGGCGGCGTGGACGTGGTGCTGCTGGACATCCACATGCCGGGGCTGAGCGGGCTGGACGCGATGGCGCTGCTGCCCGAGGGCGGCCCCCACGTCATCTTCTGCACCGCCCACGCGGAGCACGCGGTGAACGCCTTCGAGCACGGCGCGGTGGACTACGTCCTCAAGCCCGTGGAGGCGGCGCGGCTTCAGAAGGCGCTGGAGCGCGCGCGGGCGCGGCTGCCGGCGCGGGTGAAGTCCGCGCCCGTGGCGCAGCCGGCGGTGCCCACCGGAGAGAAGCCCGCCTTCGCGCGGCTGCCCATCCCGACGCGGCAGGGACTGGTGCTGGTGTCACCGGACGCCATCTCCCACGCGTCGCTGGAGGACGAGCTGGTGACGGTGTTCACCGCGCAGGGCGACTTCCTCACCGACTTCACGCTGAACGAACTGGCGGACAAGCTGCCCCCGGAGCACTTCCACCGGGTGCACCGCCGCGCGCTGCTCAACCTGTCGCACGTGACACGGCTGGAGCCGCTGGAGACGGGCGGCTACCTGGCGCGCACGGCGCGGGGTCACGCGGTGGAGGTGAGCCGCCAGTCCGCGCGCGAGCTGCGCCGCATGCTGGGCCTGCGCAAGGGCGCGGAGGACGAGGGCTGA
- a CDS encoding AgmX/PglI C-terminal domain-containing protein has protein sequence MASSNRTLLRWLLIPAVSLGLFLLLTLGAAWVTRFMDAPEPSGPAAPPPVLPPRVAVPSEPSRPEPPTAPLPRPAAPVREPPRAPPPREDWDAPDPRRVEAVEPVVEASSGRIDAEDIRLAVQAVTPLVQQCFQDAAQRNRGTQEVKLRFTVEGEGSEGKMNRGVLVSSTIPDPMVQACVLDSLLDARFPAPHLGGSATVLYPFRFTVPGDAGP, from the coding sequence ATGGCGTCCTCGAACCGCACCCTCCTCCGCTGGCTCCTCATCCCCGCCGTGAGCCTGGGGCTGTTCCTGCTGCTCACGCTGGGGGCCGCGTGGGTGACGCGCTTCATGGACGCACCGGAGCCCTCTGGACCGGCCGCGCCACCGCCGGTCCTCCCGCCGCGCGTGGCCGTGCCCTCCGAGCCGTCCCGGCCCGAGCCCCCCACCGCGCCGCTCCCCCGCCCCGCCGCGCCGGTGCGCGAGCCCCCCCGGGCCCCCCCTCCCCGCGAGGATTGGGACGCCCCCGACCCGCGCCGCGTGGAGGCGGTGGAGCCGGTGGTGGAGGCCTCCTCCGGCCGCATCGACGCGGAGGACATCCGCCTGGCCGTCCAGGCGGTGACTCCGCTCGTGCAGCAATGTTTCCAGGACGCCGCACAACGCAACCGGGGCACACAAGAAGTGAAGCTGCGCTTCACCGTGGAGGGCGAGGGCTCCGAGGGGAAGATGAACCGGGGCGTGCTCGTCTCCAGCACCATCCCGGACCCCATGGTGCAGGCGTGCGTGCTGGACTCGCTCCTGGACGCGCGCTTCCCGGCGCCCCACCTGGGCGGGTCCGCGACGGTGCTCTACCCATTCCGTTTCACGGTGCCGGGGGACGCTGGCCCGTGA
- the gluQRS gene encoding tRNA glutamyl-Q(34) synthetase GluQRS — MRGRFAPSPTGRMHLGNVRSALLGWLQARAAGGAFLLRIEDLDRARCRPQFLQDLYEDLRWLGLDWDETPLVQSERDGVYREAQAKLEREGLIYPCFCTRTEIARAASAPHGLSDEGPRYPGTCANLTAGQISERSRTRAPAYRFRARPGEVRFVDALMGPQVQDVQALVGDFVVRRNDGVASYQLAVVVDDAASGITHVLRGDDLLPSTPRQLQLYAALGLGAPAFLHVPLVLGEDGKRLAKRDGAFALAELRARGRPPEHVLGLLAAWSGLGDGGPVTLPALVARYRTDVLPRAPVVAREALLLDALGLR; from the coding sequence ATGCGAGGACGCTTCGCCCCCAGCCCCACCGGCCGCATGCACCTGGGCAACGTGAGAAGCGCGCTCCTGGGCTGGCTCCAGGCCCGGGCCGCGGGCGGCGCGTTCCTCCTGCGCATCGAGGACCTGGACCGCGCGAGGTGCCGCCCCCAGTTCCTCCAGGACCTCTACGAGGACCTGCGCTGGCTGGGCCTGGACTGGGACGAGACGCCCCTCGTCCAGAGCGAGCGCGACGGCGTCTACCGCGAGGCCCAGGCGAAGCTCGAGCGCGAGGGGCTCATCTACCCGTGCTTCTGCACGCGCACGGAGATCGCCCGCGCGGCGAGCGCCCCCCACGGCCTGTCCGACGAGGGCCCGCGCTACCCGGGCACGTGCGCGAACCTCACCGCCGGGCAGATCTCCGAGCGCTCCCGCACGCGCGCCCCCGCGTACCGCTTCCGCGCGCGGCCCGGCGAGGTGCGCTTCGTGGACGCGTTGATGGGCCCCCAGGTCCAGGACGTCCAGGCGCTGGTGGGAGACTTCGTGGTGCGCCGCAACGACGGCGTGGCCAGCTACCAGCTCGCGGTGGTGGTGGACGACGCGGCCAGCGGCATCACCCACGTGCTGCGCGGGGACGACCTGCTGCCCTCCACGCCGCGGCAGCTCCAGCTCTACGCCGCGCTGGGCCTGGGCGCGCCCGCGTTCCTCCACGTGCCGCTGGTGCTGGGCGAGGACGGCAAGCGGCTGGCGAAGCGCGACGGGGCGTTCGCGCTCGCGGAGCTGCGCGCGCGCGGCCGGCCTCCCGAGCACGTCCTGGGGCTGCTCGCCGCCTGGAGCGGCCTGGGTGACGGCGGCCCGGTGACGCTGCCCGCGCTCGTCGCGCGCTACCGCACGGACGTGCTCCCGCGTGCGCCGGTGGTGGCGCGCGAGGCACTGCTCCTCGACGCGCTCGGCCTGCGCTGA